One segment of Streptomyces sp. NBC_00576 DNA contains the following:
- a CDS encoding sensor histidine kinase, whose amino-acid sequence MSISIERYIAGHPRLVDTVTVATLFVLFLVGARISLPGATQREALWPAVLLAVNACAGVLLSRSHPRTAVVVTTVCAMTASALGYLLTVLMLAPAMVAIYWLAVLTDRRTTRFYCIGVIVMLVATATILDPVDHPLVLKTIAPIAYVLLPVATGSARRMRHAYLDAVHARADHAERTREEEARHRVTEERMRIARELHDVVAHHLALANAQATTAAHLAHSNPEQTRRMLNDLTGTTSSALRELKATVGLLRHTDDIDAPLEPAPGLSRLPELIDTVRSAGLRVTLTTAGKERPLSPGVDLTAYRIVQEALTNITKHAVGATAWVRLAYSTDRLTITVTDNGAVTVPAGPPVPAPARGFGLIGMRERAQSVGGNLEAGHRPEGGFEVSTALPLYPQPSEEEERTP is encoded by the coding sequence ATGAGCATCAGCATCGAGCGTTACATCGCGGGCCATCCCCGTCTCGTGGACACGGTGACCGTCGCGACGCTGTTCGTCCTCTTCCTGGTCGGCGCCCGGATCAGCCTGCCCGGCGCAACCCAGCGAGAGGCGCTGTGGCCCGCCGTGCTCCTCGCCGTCAACGCGTGCGCGGGCGTGCTGCTGAGCCGCAGCCATCCACGGACGGCCGTCGTCGTGACCACGGTCTGTGCGATGACGGCGAGTGCGCTGGGTTATCTGCTCACCGTGCTGATGCTGGCCCCCGCCATGGTGGCGATCTACTGGCTGGCGGTCCTCACCGACCGCAGGACGACCCGCTTCTACTGCATCGGCGTGATCGTCATGCTGGTGGCGACGGCCACGATCCTCGACCCTGTCGACCACCCGCTCGTCCTCAAGACGATCGCCCCCATCGCCTATGTTCTGCTCCCGGTCGCCACCGGCAGCGCACGACGTATGCGTCACGCCTACCTGGACGCCGTGCACGCCCGCGCCGACCACGCCGAGCGGACCCGCGAGGAGGAGGCCCGCCACCGGGTGACCGAGGAGCGGATGCGTATCGCCCGGGAGCTGCACGACGTCGTCGCCCACCATCTGGCCCTGGCCAACGCCCAGGCGACCACCGCCGCGCATCTCGCGCACAGCAACCCCGAGCAGACCCGCAGGATGCTCAACGATCTCACCGGCACCACCTCCTCTGCGCTGCGCGAGCTCAAGGCGACCGTCGGTCTGCTGCGCCACACCGACGACATCGACGCCCCCCTGGAACCGGCCCCCGGGCTCTCCCGGCTCCCCGAGCTGATCGACACGGTCCGGTCCGCCGGGCTCAGGGTCACGCTCACGACCGCGGGCAAGGAACGCCCGCTGTCCCCAGGGGTGGACCTGACGGCGTACCGGATCGTGCAGGAGGCGCTCACCAACATCACGAAGCATGCCGTCGGAGCGACGGCGTGGGTGCGGCTTGCGTACTCGACGGACCGGCTGACCATCACGGTCACCGACAACGGCGCCGTCACGGTCCCTGCCGGTCCCCCCGTGCCCGCACCGGCGCGTGGTTTCGGTCTCATCGGGATGCGGGAGCGCGCCCAGTCCGTCGGCGGCAACCTGGAGGCAGGTCACCGCCCGGAGGGCGGTTTCGAGGTCTCCACGGCGCTGCCCCTCTATCCCCAGCCCTCGGAAGAAGAAGAGCGCACCCCATGA
- a CDS encoding response regulator transcription factor, with protein MTIRVLLADDQALLRATFRILIDSEADMTVIGEATDGREAVELTRTHLPDVVLMDIRMPGTDGLAATAAVCADPELSATRVLILTTFETDEYVAQALRAGASGFLGKDVTAEALLAGIRTVASGESLLSPNATRTLITRFLNSPAPGTQLATPEALATLTTREREVMCLAAEGGSNDEIAEKLYVSPLTVRTHVHRAMTKLGARDRAQLVVVAYQSGLVRALPPQAP; from the coding sequence ATGACCATTCGCGTCCTGCTCGCCGACGACCAGGCCCTGCTCCGGGCGACTTTCCGGATCCTGATCGACTCCGAGGCCGACATGACGGTGATCGGCGAGGCCACCGACGGCCGGGAGGCGGTCGAACTGACCCGCACCCACCTCCCCGACGTGGTCCTCATGGACATCCGGATGCCCGGCACCGACGGCCTGGCAGCCACCGCAGCGGTCTGCGCCGACCCGGAGCTGTCCGCGACGCGGGTGCTGATCCTGACGACGTTCGAGACGGACGAGTACGTGGCCCAGGCGCTGCGGGCCGGCGCCAGCGGTTTCCTCGGCAAGGACGTCACCGCCGAGGCACTGCTCGCCGGCATCCGCACGGTGGCCTCCGGCGAGTCCCTTCTCTCCCCCAACGCCACCCGCACCCTCATCACCCGCTTCCTCAACTCCCCTGCGCCGGGCACCCAGTTGGCGACCCCGGAGGCACTCGCGACGCTCACCACCCGGGAACGGGAGGTGATGTGCCTGGCGGCCGAGGGCGGGTCGAACGACGAGATCGCGGAGAAGCTGTACGTCAGCCCGCTCACCGTCCGCACCCATGTACACCGCGCGATGACGAAGCTGGGGGCCCGCGACCGGGCCCAACTGGTCGTCGTCGCCTACCAGTCGGGGCTGGTACGGGCCCTACCGCCGCAGGCGCCCTGA
- a CDS encoding MMPL family transporter, with protein MATFLYKLGRLAFRRRWYVALMWLAVLAAVGAGAATAPAAPDADNAMPGIESQKAFDLMDQRFPGSNAHGANARVVFVAPGGEKVTATENRAAIEKFVGEVADGSQVASAADPFRAKAVSEDASTAYATVNYKAKPDDLTDATKNRLKDAIKEAQGSGLTVEVGGTALATTPSAGGAAEAIGIAIAALVLIVTFGSLAAAGLPLLTAVIGVGVSMASILALSSALGLSPTTGTLASMLGLACGIDYAVFIVSRYREERGKGHGPQEAAALATGTAGSAVVFAGLTVVIALAGLMVVGVPMLTKMGLSAAGAVAVGVLIALTLVPALVGFWPNALLARSARKTGQVKGADEHNGGSRWARFVLRRPIPVLIASVAGLGALAIPVMDLQLGTSGDEAKPTSTTERRAYDDLATAFGPGFNGPLTIVVDAKGAADAKGAVVTISEKIAATKGVVSVSQARFNPAGDTAIFSAVPADAPTSTKTQDLVKTIRSERAATVAGTDAEFSVTGSTAANIDVAQKMQDALVPYLIVVVGLAIVLLLLVFRSILVPIKAALGFLLSVLAALGSVIAVFQWGWGAELLGVETTGPIMSMMPIFLVGIVFGLAMDYEVFLVARMREAYVHGDRPAQAVVTGFRYSARVVVAAALIMIAVFSGFIGAGESMIKMIGFGLAVAVLFDAFVVRMALVPAVLALLGEAAWWMPGWLDKVLPRVDVEGEALAHRAATPEDGADGTADREAVRV; from the coding sequence GTGGCCACCTTCCTGTACAAGCTGGGCCGACTGGCCTTCCGGCGGCGCTGGTACGTCGCCCTGATGTGGCTGGCGGTGCTCGCCGCCGTCGGCGCCGGTGCCGCGACCGCGCCCGCCGCTCCCGACGCGGACAACGCGATGCCGGGAATCGAGTCCCAGAAGGCCTTCGACCTGATGGACCAGCGGTTCCCCGGCTCCAATGCGCACGGCGCGAACGCCCGGGTGGTGTTCGTGGCGCCGGGCGGCGAGAAGGTCACCGCCACCGAGAACAGGGCGGCGATCGAGAAGTTCGTGGGCGAGGTGGCCGACGGTTCACAGGTCGCGTCCGCCGCGGACCCCTTCCGGGCCAAGGCGGTCAGCGAGGACGCCTCGACGGCGTACGCCACCGTCAACTACAAGGCGAAGCCCGACGATCTCACCGACGCCACCAAGAACCGTCTCAAGGACGCCATCAAGGAGGCGCAGGGCTCGGGGCTGACCGTCGAGGTCGGCGGTACGGCGCTGGCGACGACGCCCTCTGCGGGCGGCGCGGCCGAGGCGATCGGTATCGCCATCGCGGCCCTCGTCCTGATCGTCACCTTCGGTTCGCTGGCCGCCGCCGGGCTGCCGCTGCTGACCGCGGTCATCGGGGTGGGCGTCAGCATGGCGTCGATCCTGGCGCTGAGCAGCGCGCTGGGTCTGTCCCCGACGACCGGGACGCTCGCCAGCATGCTGGGCCTGGCCTGCGGGATCGACTACGCGGTGTTCATCGTCTCCCGGTACCGCGAGGAGCGCGGCAAGGGGCACGGCCCGCAGGAGGCGGCGGCGCTCGCGACCGGTACCGCTGGCTCGGCGGTCGTCTTCGCCGGTCTCACCGTCGTCATCGCACTGGCCGGCCTCATGGTGGTCGGGGTGCCGATGCTGACGAAGATGGGGCTCTCGGCAGCCGGCGCGGTCGCCGTGGGCGTGCTCATCGCGCTGACGCTGGTCCCGGCCCTGGTGGGCTTCTGGCCGAACGCCCTGCTCGCGCGCTCCGCCCGGAAGACCGGGCAGGTCAAGGGAGCCGACGAGCACAACGGCGGCAGCCGCTGGGCCCGGTTCGTGCTGCGCCGTCCGATCCCGGTGCTGATCGCCTCGGTGGCCGGTCTGGGCGCCCTCGCGATACCCGTGATGGACCTCCAGCTGGGCACGTCCGGCGACGAGGCCAAGCCGACCTCCACCACCGAGCGCCGCGCCTACGACGACCTGGCCACCGCCTTCGGCCCCGGCTTCAACGGCCCCCTGACGATCGTCGTGGACGCCAAGGGGGCTGCCGACGCCAAGGGCGCGGTGGTGACGATCTCCGAGAAGATCGCCGCCACGAAGGGGGTCGTGTCCGTCTCCCAGGCCCGCTTCAACCCCGCCGGCGACACGGCGATCTTCTCCGCCGTCCCGGCCGACGCGCCGACCAGCACGAAGACGCAGGACCTCGTGAAGACCATCCGGTCCGAGCGGGCGGCCACAGTGGCCGGCACTGACGCGGAGTTCAGCGTCACCGGCAGCACGGCGGCGAACATCGACGTCGCCCAGAAGATGCAGGACGCGCTGGTCCCGTACCTGATCGTGGTCGTGGGTCTGGCCATCGTGCTGCTTCTGCTGGTCTTCCGGTCGATCCTGGTGCCGATCAAGGCGGCCCTCGGCTTCCTCCTCTCCGTCCTGGCGGCGCTCGGTTCCGTCATCGCGGTGTTCCAGTGGGGCTGGGGCGCGGAACTCCTCGGCGTCGAGACGACCGGTCCGATCATGAGCATGATGCCGATCTTCCTGGTGGGCATCGTCTTCGGCCTCGCGATGGACTACGAGGTGTTCCTGGTCGCCCGGATGCGGGAGGCGTACGTCCACGGGGACCGGCCCGCGCAGGCCGTCGTCACCGGGTTCCGGTACAGCGCGCGGGTCGTGGTCGCCGCCGCGCTGATCATGATCGCCGTCTTCTCCGGGTTCATCGGGGCCGGCGAGTCCATGATCAAGATGATCGGCTTCGGGCTGGCCGTGGCCGTCCTGTTCGACGCCTTCGTCGTCCGGATGGCGCTCGTACCCGCCGTACTGGCCCTGCTCGGCGAGGCCGCCTGGTGGATGCCGGGCTGGCTGGACAAGGTGCTGCCGCGGGTCGACGTGGAGGGCGAGGCGCTCGCACACAGGGCGGCCACACCCGAGGACGGGGCGGATGGTACGGCAGACCGGGAGGCGGTCCGGGTCTGA